Proteins encoded together in one Papio anubis isolate 15944 chromosome 3, Panubis1.0, whole genome shotgun sequence window:
- the LOC101013692 gene encoding RNA-binding protein PNO1, with the protein MESEMEAQSARAEEGFTQVTGKGGRRAKKRQAEQLSAAGEGGDAGRMDTEEVRPAKRPVFPPLCGDELLSGKEETRKIPVPANRYTPLKENWMKIFTPIVEHLGLQIRFNLKSRNVEIRTCKETKDVSALTKAADFVKAFILGFQVEDALALIRLDDLFLESFEITDVKPLKGDHLSRAIGRIAGKGGKTKFTIENVTRTRIVLADVKVHILGSFQNIKMARTAICNLILGNPPSKVYGNIRAVASRSADQF; encoded by the coding sequence ATGGAATCCGAAATGGAAGCGCAGAGCGCCAGGGCAGAGGAGGGCTTTACCCAGGTCACCGGTAAGGGTGGCCGGCGGGCGAAGAAACGACAGGCTGAACAGCTGTCCGCAGCGGGAGAGGGCGGGGATGCGGGCCGGATGGACACAGAGGAGGTCAGGCCGGCGAAGAGGCCCGTCTTCCCACCCCTCTGTGGGGACGAGCTCCTGagtggaaaagaagaaacaaggaaaattCCAGTCCCAGCTAACAGATACACACCATTGAAAGAAAACTGGATGAAGATATTTACTCCTATTGTGGAACATTTGGGACTTCAGATACGCTTTAACTTGAAATCAAGGAATGTAGAAATCAGGACTTGTAAAGAAACCAAGGATGTTAGTGCTCTGACAAAAGCAGCTGATTTTGTGAAAGCTTTTATTCTAGGCTTTCAGGTGGAGGATGCACTTGCCCTCATCAGGTTGGATGACCTCTTCCTAGAGTCTTTTGAAATTACAGATGTTAAACCCCTAAAGGGAGACCATCTATCCAGGGCAATAGGAAGAATCGCTGGCAAAGGAGGAAAAACCAAATTCACCATAGAGAATGTGACACGGACGCGGATAGTTTTGGCTGATGTGAAAGTTCACATCCTTGGCTCCTTCCAAAACATCAAGATGGCAAGAACTGCCATTTGCAACCTAATCTTGGGAAATCCTCCTTCCAAGGTTTATGGCAATATTCGAGCTGTGGCTAGCAGATCAGCAGATCAATTCTGA